A window from Bacteroidetes Order II. bacterium encodes these proteins:
- a CDS encoding alpha-glucosidase C-terminal domain-containing protein produces the protein MKLHYLVLAIALIGLPSCKSTLTTPHSGAKPNLTPQMRVPEWAKNAVIYELNTRQFSKEGTLKKAAEALPRIKDLGVDIVWLMPIYPIAEAQKKCNPAETTPCLGSPYAAYDFKDVNPQLGTQADFRAFVQKAHALGLKVILDFIPDHTGWESKWMKEHPEYFVRVNGQFTVPIDPFSKQATDWTDVAMLDYNNPALRRAIIDAHEFWVREFDVDGFREDVAGFIPNDFWAELRIALDRIKPVFMLSEWGDIPEHLTSCFQVNYGWKFHVLIKDIAKGKKNANDLMTYLSEFKSKFPKQGYQMHFTQNHDENTWNGTEGESFGEAGNTFTALVFTFDGMPLIYNGQEASLNKRLSFFHKDEIDWSGPSRATFFQKLTQLKHTNEALWNGTAGGSVQRLDSNDNASIMAFVREQNGDRVMAVFNLSSKSQETTIQAGKFVGTYGNVMKGGRQNVAANQVFTLKPWEFVLLSMDKP, from the coding sequence ATGAAATTACATTATTTAGTACTGGCAATTGCCTTGATAGGGCTGCCGTCCTGCAAATCAACCCTAACAACCCCTCATAGCGGGGCCAAACCCAATCTAACACCCCAAATGCGGGTACCGGAATGGGCCAAGAACGCCGTGATTTACGAGTTGAATACCCGCCAGTTTTCAAAGGAAGGGACCTTGAAAAAAGCAGCCGAAGCCCTGCCACGTATCAAAGATTTGGGGGTGGATATTGTATGGCTTATGCCGATTTATCCGATTGCCGAAGCGCAAAAAAAATGCAATCCCGCAGAAACCACTCCTTGTCTTGGTAGCCCATATGCCGCCTATGATTTCAAAGACGTTAATCCCCAACTCGGTACACAAGCCGATTTTCGGGCGTTCGTCCAAAAAGCACATGCTCTGGGACTAAAGGTGATTTTAGACTTTATTCCCGATCATACCGGATGGGAATCCAAGTGGATGAAGGAACACCCGGAATATTTTGTACGGGTCAATGGCCAATTTACGGTTCCCATAGACCCTTTTTCCAAACAAGCTACCGACTGGACGGATGTGGCCATGCTGGACTACAACAATCCGGCATTGCGGCGTGCCATCATTGACGCCCATGAATTTTGGGTACGGGAGTTTGACGTGGATGGATTTCGGGAAGATGTGGCGGGGTTTATACCAAATGACTTTTGGGCAGAACTGCGAATTGCGTTAGACCGCATTAAACCCGTTTTTATGCTTTCGGAGTGGGGTGATATTCCCGAACACCTTACCTCTTGTTTTCAGGTGAATTATGGCTGGAAGTTCCATGTACTGATTAAAGACATTGCCAAAGGAAAGAAAAATGCGAATGATCTGATGACTTACCTTTCGGAGTTCAAGTCTAAATTTCCAAAACAGGGTTATCAGATGCATTTTACCCAAAACCACGACGAAAATACTTGGAATGGTACCGAGGGTGAGTCTTTTGGTGAAGCTGGGAATACTTTTACAGCCCTCGTCTTTACTTTTGATGGGATGCCCCTCATCTATAATGGCCAAGAAGCCTCGCTAAATAAACGCCTGTCATTTTTCCATAAAGACGAGATTGATTGGTCTGGCCCTTCGCGTGCGACCTTCTTCCAGAAATTGACCCAACTCAAACATACAAATGAAGCGTTATGGAATGGAACCGCAGGCGGAAGTGTCCAGCGCCTCGACAGCAATGACAACGCGAGCATCATGGCTTTTGTCCGTGAACAAAACGGAGACCGGGTAATGGCCGTATTTAACTTGTCCTCCAAATCACAAGAAACAACCATACAAGCGGGGAAATTTGTTGGAACCTACGGAAACGTCATGAAGGGTGGACGCCAAAACGTAGCCGCCAATCAGGTATTTACGCTGAAACCTTGGGAGTTCGTTCTGCTGTCTATGGACAAACCATAA
- a CDS encoding SUMF1/EgtB/PvdO family nonheme iron enzyme: protein MKNRLMISILLMCIFGARLAWSQQTPEVQTIRIAGTVVAFDMVKIPQGQVTIQLDGASVVRSLDKVLWVSQTEVTWDLFDVFVYGLDLKNTSPSPEVAAVARPSKPYVLPGRVFGHLGFPASAMSYYHANMFTKWLSAKTGKKFRLLMEPEWEYVCAKGRKPNVVVTDEGWVWENSDDKLRKVGAKPANEVGLSDLFGNVAEWVQSDAEVPFTKGGHYLDDAATVSCTTRAPQTPEWNMTDPQLPKSRWWLSDASYVGLRLAMEE, encoded by the coding sequence ATGAAGAACAGACTGATGATAAGCATCCTTTTAATGTGCATTTTCGGAGCGCGTTTAGCGTGGAGTCAACAAACACCGGAGGTACAAACCATCCGTATAGCCGGTACGGTGGTTGCCTTCGACATGGTAAAGATACCACAAGGTCAGGTCACGATCCAATTGGATGGGGCGTCTGTTGTCCGTTCTCTTGACAAAGTCCTTTGGGTTTCGCAAACCGAAGTCACTTGGGACCTATTTGATGTCTTTGTGTATGGATTAGACCTTAAAAACACCAGCCCTTCACCGGAGGTGGCAGCAGTAGCCCGCCCCAGCAAGCCTTATGTGTTGCCGGGCCGCGTTTTTGGCCACCTTGGTTTTCCGGCCTCGGCCATGTCGTATTACCATGCCAATATGTTTACCAAATGGCTTTCAGCCAAAACCGGAAAGAAATTTCGCCTATTAATGGAACCAGAATGGGAATACGTCTGTGCAAAAGGTCGTAAACCGAATGTGGTAGTGACCGATGAAGGGTGGGTTTGGGAAAACTCGGACGACAAATTGCGGAAAGTGGGGGCCAAACCGGCCAATGAAGTGGGTCTATCAGACCTCTTCGGTAATGTGGCCGAGTGGGTACAATCGGATGCAGAAGTACCCTTTACCAAAGGCGGTCATTATTTAGATGATGCTGCAACAGTTTCTTGTACCACACGTGCCCCACAAACCCCTGAATGGAACATGACTGATCCGCAACTGCCTAAAAGCCGTTGGTGGCTTTCCGACGCCTCTTACGTCGGACTCCGGCTTGCGATGGAAGAATAA
- a CDS encoding methyltransferase domain-containing protein — MTAERSSPTVASDNPIFQRHLFAYREAAPYIHGNVLEVGSGTGYGIQELAPKAIHYNAIDKYETPVPASLENVTFLRGNIPPLPYAAEQFDVVVSFQVIEHIEEDYLFVSECARVLKPGGTLILSTPNIRMSLTRNPWHVREYTAAELSELCCPFFDSVEMLGIFGKATAMAYFEKNKAFVERIARFDVLNLQYRLPRRILQIPYDLLNRLNRLALRKSDTALTQAVSLAEFELAPASDRCFDLFCVAKKKNRLTKS, encoded by the coding sequence ATGACTGCCGAGCGCTCTTCTCCAACGGTGGCTTCTGATAATCCTATCTTTCAAAGGCACCTTTTTGCATATCGCGAAGCCGCTCCTTACATACATGGAAATGTTTTGGAGGTGGGGAGTGGTACGGGCTATGGTATCCAAGAATTGGCCCCTAAAGCAATACATTACAATGCGATAGATAAATATGAAACACCTGTTCCAGCAAGCCTTGAAAATGTAACATTTCTTCGAGGGAACATCCCCCCCCTCCCCTATGCCGCAGAACAGTTTGATGTAGTGGTCTCGTTTCAGGTTATTGAACACATAGAAGAAGATTATTTGTTTGTTTCGGAATGCGCACGGGTTCTAAAACCCGGAGGAACGTTGATCCTTTCCACGCCTAATATCCGTATGTCGCTCACCCGCAATCCTTGGCATGTTCGCGAATATACGGCTGCGGAATTATCCGAATTGTGCTGTCCGTTTTTTGATTCGGTCGAGATGTTGGGCATCTTCGGCAAGGCCACCGCAATGGCCTATTTTGAAAAAAACAAAGCATTCGTCGAAAGAATAGCCCGTTTCGACGTATTAAATCTGCAATACCGCCTCCCCAGGCGTATCCTACAGATACCATACGACCTGCTGAATAGACTCAATCGGTTGGCCTTACGCAAGAGTGATACCGCCCTTACCCAGGCCGTCAGCCTCGCGGAATTTGAACTCGCACCTGCTTCAGATCGTTGTTTTGACTTGTTTTGTGTTGCAAAAAAAAAGAACCGTTTGACTAAATCTTAA
- a CDS encoding Gfo/Idh/MocA family oxidoreductase, with product MNNTRRDFLKTSTMATAGLMVSGHFAWANVAETLKVGLIGCGGRGTGAARDCVAGSEGIVIWAMGDLFEDRLDNAYTQLKQHVGDKLQVSDTRKFTGFDAYEKVLASGVDVVILASPPGFRPTHFEAAVNAGKHIFMEKPVAVDPAGIRKVLAAATLSVQKKLCVVAGTQRRHDPKYVETIQRLHDNAIGDIVTGQVYWNQGGLWKYDRKPGMSDMEWQIRNWLYFTWTSGDHIVEQHIHNIDVANWVMKGHPVKAIGMGGRQVRVDPAYGHIFDHFAIEFEYANGVKILSMCRQQDGTESNVSEFFYGTKGTSNAKDSIRGAQSWRYKGTGPDVNPYVNEHTNLVKAIRSGNLINEAKQVAESNLSAIMGREAAYTGSLITWDELLNADQDLSPAQLVFGDVPVAPVAHPGITKINRPAYGHFFESKP from the coding sequence ATGAACAATACCCGACGTGATTTCCTAAAAACCTCGACCATGGCCACTGCTGGACTAATGGTTTCCGGTCATTTTGCATGGGCCAACGTGGCCGAAACCCTAAAAGTGGGCCTCATTGGCTGTGGCGGACGTGGCACAGGTGCAGCCCGAGACTGTGTCGCCGGATCCGAAGGCATCGTCATATGGGCAATGGGGGATCTCTTTGAAGATCGCTTAGACAACGCTTATACCCAACTAAAACAGCATGTTGGCGACAAGTTACAAGTATCAGACACACGTAAATTTACGGGTTTTGATGCCTATGAAAAAGTTTTGGCTTCTGGTGTAGATGTTGTCATTTTGGCATCACCTCCCGGGTTTCGTCCCACGCACTTTGAGGCAGCGGTTAATGCGGGAAAACATATTTTCATGGAGAAACCTGTTGCGGTGGATCCTGCCGGCATTCGAAAGGTGTTGGCTGCGGCAACGCTTTCGGTACAGAAAAAACTTTGCGTGGTGGCCGGAACCCAACGTCGTCATGATCCGAAGTATGTTGAGACCATTCAACGGCTGCATGACAATGCCATCGGTGATATTGTGACCGGGCAGGTGTATTGGAATCAGGGTGGTTTGTGGAAGTACGACCGTAAACCGGGTATGAGCGACATGGAGTGGCAAATCCGCAACTGGTTATACTTCACCTGGACTTCTGGCGACCACATCGTAGAGCAACACATTCATAATATAGATGTCGCAAACTGGGTAATGAAGGGCCACCCTGTAAAAGCCATCGGTATGGGAGGACGTCAAGTACGTGTAGATCCGGCATATGGACATATTTTTGATCATTTTGCAATCGAATTTGAATATGCCAATGGCGTAAAAATCCTTTCGATGTGCCGCCAACAGGATGGAACCGAGTCTAATGTGAGCGAATTTTTCTATGGGACGAAGGGCACGAGCAATGCCAAAGACAGCATTCGTGGGGCACAATCGTGGCGGTATAAGGGAACAGGGCCCGACGTAAACCCATACGTAAACGAACACACCAACCTAGTGAAAGCCATCCGAAGCGGAAATCTAATCAATGAGGCAAAACAAGTAGCAGAAAGTAACCTCTCGGCCATTATGGGACGCGAAGCGGCTTATACAGGGAGTCTGATTACTTGGGACGAACTCTTAAATGCCGATCAGGACTTGTCTCCTGCCCAATTGGTCTTTGGGGATGTCCCGGTCGCGCCTGTCGCCCATCCGGGCATTACCAAAATCAATCGTCCGGCATATGGCCATTTTTTTGAATCTAAGCCCTGA
- a CDS encoding glycosyltransferase has translation MKPPSSEKPLSPKRPPGPPPELVYTAFDPLVVPQYEPLKPERPSVWWFGFMVLALVVVVVVLFLLIQNPILPVLGYRLFADQAVLTWSGLVVQASTYVLVVFLLVVVARYAFQMLFALLYMIRYTFRYGQKRSTFMPPISVVVPAYNEEKLIRQTLLSLLSLDYPEYEVIIVDDGSRDNTARIVERVLGKHGNATLRLVTKPNGGKASALNAGIQVAKYDFVLCADGDSNLAPETLRMAIRHMEDPKIGAVAGNVKVLNRNTWWTTFQALEYVEGLNLTRTAQSFFKLVNIVPGPVGLFRKATIEKVGWYSSDTFAEDCDITLKMLRQGWRVVYEPMAISWTEAPNTISSLMKQRYRWTRGILQAIRKNRHQKWSNFGAWLQMWLVIFEAFVWPFANVFATVYFIYVAFAYSIAYYLLYWWLGLTLLDMAMALCAVAAEKEEIRLVWYAIFYRIFFVLVIDICKILATIEELLGIRMGWGKLERIGARL, from the coding sequence ATGAAACCACCATCCTCCGAAAAGCCTTTATCTCCGAAGCGTCCTCCCGGTCCACCGCCGGAGTTGGTCTATACGGCTTTTGATCCATTGGTGGTTCCGCAATACGAACCCCTTAAGCCTGAGCGGCCTTCTGTATGGTGGTTTGGGTTTATGGTATTAGCCTTGGTCGTGGTGGTGGTGGTTCTATTTTTGTTGATTCAGAATCCTATCTTACCTGTTTTGGGGTATCGGTTGTTTGCCGATCAAGCAGTGCTCACTTGGTCTGGCTTGGTCGTACAGGCATCTACATATGTGTTGGTGGTTTTTTTGTTGGTTGTAGTGGCGCGTTATGCTTTTCAGATGCTGTTTGCGCTGCTCTATATGATCCGCTATACGTTCCGATACGGTCAAAAGCGAAGTACCTTTATGCCACCCATTTCAGTAGTGGTGCCCGCCTATAACGAAGAAAAACTCATCCGCCAAACCCTACTTTCATTGTTATCGCTGGATTATCCCGAATATGAAGTCATCATTGTGGATGATGGGTCGCGAGACAATACTGCCCGAATCGTAGAACGTGTCTTGGGAAAACACGGAAATGCGACACTGCGGCTTGTTACAAAACCAAATGGCGGAAAAGCTTCGGCCCTGAATGCCGGAATACAGGTTGCGAAGTATGATTTTGTCCTCTGTGCAGACGGCGATTCCAATCTTGCACCAGAGACCCTACGCATGGCCATCCGACATATGGAGGATCCTAAAATTGGGGCTGTAGCCGGAAATGTTAAAGTCCTAAACCGCAATACATGGTGGACTACTTTTCAGGCGTTGGAATATGTGGAAGGGTTAAACCTGACCCGAACGGCCCAAAGTTTTTTTAAGCTAGTAAACATCGTACCTGGTCCGGTTGGACTTTTCCGGAAAGCCACCATCGAAAAAGTAGGCTGGTATAGTTCCGACACTTTTGCCGAAGACTGCGACATCACCCTGAAGATGTTACGACAGGGTTGGCGAGTGGTTTATGAGCCAATGGCCATTTCTTGGACGGAAGCGCCCAATACCATTTCCTCCCTCATGAAGCAACGTTATCGCTGGACACGGGGTATCCTGCAAGCGATTCGCAAAAACCGTCATCAGAAATGGTCTAATTTTGGTGCATGGTTGCAAATGTGGTTGGTGATCTTCGAGGCTTTTGTCTGGCCATTCGCGAATGTATTTGCAACGGTCTATTTTATCTATGTGGCGTTTGCCTATAGCATTGCCTATTATTTGCTCTATTGGTGGTTGGGTCTCACTTTGTTGGATATGGCGATGGCCCTTTGTGCCGTTGCAGCCGAGAAGGAAGAGATTCGGCTGGTATGGTATGCTATTTTTTATCGCATCTTCTTCGTGTTGGTGATAGATATTTGTAAAATATTAGCAACCATCGAGGAGCTATTGGGTATTCGGATGGGATGGGGCAAATTGGAACGCATTGGTGCCCGCTTATAG
- a CDS encoding metal-sensitive transcriptional regulator → MSVTIPAVEWIPLNTQEKNTQQDALHATFDAEQVLRKGLTNRLARIEGHVRSVREMVLQDRPSRDVVLQVQAIKAALNQFALTLLEHELKQEMHLSEETQPQVEELIQTLKMLLKHA, encoded by the coding sequence ATGTCTGTCACGATACCCGCGGTTGAATGGATCCCGCTGAATACCCAGGAAAAAAATACGCAGCAGGACGCTCTACATGCCACCTTCGATGCCGAACAAGTTCTTCGCAAAGGACTTACCAATCGTCTTGCCCGAATCGAAGGACATGTCCGATCGGTGAGGGAAATGGTTCTTCAGGATCGGCCTTCACGGGATGTGGTCTTACAGGTACAAGCCATCAAAGCAGCCCTCAACCAATTTGCCCTCACCTTGCTTGAACATGAATTAAAGCAAGAAATGCACCTTTCCGAAGAGACACAACCACAGGTAGAAGAATTGATCCAGACCTTAAAAATGTTACTCAAACACGCCTGA
- the atpD gene encoding F0F1 ATP synthase subunit beta, whose amino-acid sequence MSNAKGKVVQIIGPVIDVEFPQNQVPEILHALEIERPGQTNLVLEVQQHLGENRVRAVSMESTDGLTRGTEVINLNRAISVPTGSEIRGRLFNVVGRAIDGLPQPKADDYRPIHAEPPSFDQLAAAVEMLETGIKVVDLLEPYAKGGKIGLFGGAGVGKTVLIMELINNIAKGHDGLSVFAGVGERTREGNDLLREMIESNVVRYGDTFKHSMEEGNWDLSKVDMQELTDSSLTLVFGQMNEPPGARARVALTGLTIAEYFRDLGGKDVLFFVDNIFRFTQAGSEVSALLGRMPSAVGYQPTLATEMGRMQERITSTKNGSVTSVQAVYVPADDLTDPAPATTFAHLDATTVLSRQIASLGIYPAIDPLDSTSRILDPRVLGDDHYNTAQGVKMLLQRYKELQDIIAILGMDELSEEDKLVVSRARKAQQFMSQPFHVAEQFTGMQGKYVKIDDTIKGFKMILNGELDEIPEQAFRYKGAIEEVLEAAEKMAATA is encoded by the coding sequence ATGAGCAACGCCAAAGGAAAAGTCGTCCAGATCATCGGTCCGGTAATTGACGTGGAATTTCCGCAAAACCAGGTACCGGAAATTTTGCACGCCCTCGAAATTGAGCGCCCGGGGCAAACGAATCTGGTTCTTGAAGTTCAGCAACACCTCGGTGAAAACCGTGTCCGTGCCGTTTCCATGGAATCTACCGATGGCCTTACACGCGGTACCGAAGTGATCAACTTAAATCGGGCCATCTCTGTACCCACTGGTTCCGAAATCCGTGGACGTTTGTTCAATGTTGTGGGCCGCGCCATTGATGGCCTTCCACAGCCTAAAGCCGATGACTATCGGCCAATTCATGCCGAGCCGCCCTCTTTCGATCAGTTGGCCGCTGCCGTAGAAATGCTTGAGACGGGTATTAAGGTGGTGGACTTGCTGGAACCCTATGCCAAAGGGGGGAAAATTGGCCTCTTTGGTGGTGCAGGTGTGGGTAAGACCGTACTCATCATGGAGTTGATCAACAATATTGCAAAAGGCCACGATGGACTTTCGGTGTTTGCGGGTGTAGGCGAACGGACCCGTGAAGGGAACGACCTCCTCCGCGAAATGATTGAGTCTAATGTAGTACGCTATGGCGATACGTTCAAACACTCGATGGAAGAAGGCAATTGGGATCTCTCGAAGGTGGACATGCAAGAACTGACCGATAGTAGCCTTACGTTGGTGTTTGGTCAGATGAACGAGCCGCCCGGAGCGCGTGCACGTGTAGCCTTGACTGGCTTGACCATTGCCGAATACTTCCGTGATCTCGGCGGGAAAGACGTACTTTTCTTTGTGGACAATATTTTCCGTTTCACCCAGGCGGGTTCAGAGGTATCGGCCTTGTTGGGTCGTATGCCTTCTGCGGTAGGGTACCAACCCACCCTCGCTACCGAAATGGGTAGGATGCAGGAACGCATTACTTCTACGAAAAACGGTTCCGTAACTTCTGTACAGGCGGTTTATGTTCCTGCGGATGACTTGACGGACCCGGCCCCAGCGACGACTTTTGCCCACTTGGATGCCACAACCGTGCTTTCTCGACAAATTGCTTCGTTGGGGATTTATCCGGCCATTGACCCATTGGATTCAACCTCTCGGATTTTGGATCCTCGTGTCTTGGGCGACGACCACTACAATACGGCACAAGGGGTGAAGATGCTTCTGCAACGCTATAAAGAATTGCAAGACATTATTGCCATTTTGGGTATGGACGAACTCTCGGAAGAGGATAAATTGGTGGTTTCCCGCGCACGGAAAGCCCAGCAATTTATGTCTCAACCTTTCCACGTGGCCGAGCAGTTCACCGGGATGCAGGGCAAATACGTTAAAATTGACGACACCATCAAAGGATTTAAAATGATTTTGAATGGTGAATTGGATGAAATTCCAGAACAAGCATTCCGCTATAAAGGTGCTATCGAAGAAGTGCTGGAAGCAGCCGAGAAAATGGCTGCAACCGCATAA
- a CDS encoding anhydro-N-acetylmuramic acid kinase has protein sequence MLNGMFLKRLLEKEERLVVGLMSGTSLDGIDVTLARISGSGPEIQINVLHTFGKAYPDVLRERLLRNSLSDKPASVREISQLNTLLPQFYADAVQETLNEVGILFSDLDLIGSHGQTIHHVPKPEILIGKSVISTLQIGDGSFLANLTGVPVVCDFRTADMALGGQGAPLVPYLDYVMFSDKNETRLLLNLGGIANITSLPKGGTAQEVRAFDTGPANMVINGLVQYFYGLPWDPDGQYGATGTVDAALLKHCMSDPYFTAPPPKSTGREVYNATFIERLVSENPHLSPNDLIATATAFTAASIWTAYQSFLASDFPADVLIASGGGIHNQSLMQMLRTRFAPIRVCTLDDLGVSSDGKEALCFAVLAHEYLNEVPTNMPSVTGASGPTLLGKLCLPAPKR, from the coding sequence ATGCTTAATGGTATGTTTCTAAAGCGTTTACTAGAAAAAGAGGAACGTTTGGTCGTGGGCCTTATGAGCGGTACATCCTTAGATGGAATTGACGTTACGCTGGCCCGGATTTCTGGAAGTGGCCCCGAAATCCAAATTAATGTCCTTCATACGTTTGGAAAGGCATACCCTGATGTACTGCGCGAACGCTTGCTCCGGAATTCTCTTTCCGACAAGCCTGCCTCGGTGCGGGAAATAAGCCAATTAAATACGCTCTTACCACAGTTTTATGCCGATGCTGTGCAGGAAACCTTGAACGAAGTGGGCATTCTTTTTTCAGATTTAGACCTGATTGGCTCGCACGGACAAACCATACATCATGTCCCCAAACCCGAAATATTGATCGGGAAGTCTGTCATTTCCACTTTGCAGATCGGCGATGGCTCCTTTTTGGCGAATCTGACGGGGGTTCCTGTCGTCTGTGATTTCAGAACGGCAGATATGGCTTTGGGAGGACAAGGTGCGCCTTTGGTCCCCTATTTAGACTATGTGATGTTTTCGGACAAAAACGAAACACGTTTACTGCTCAACTTGGGCGGCATAGCCAATATCACCTCGCTCCCAAAAGGAGGTACAGCCCAAGAGGTGCGTGCATTTGATACAGGACCAGCCAATATGGTCATCAATGGCTTAGTCCAATATTTTTATGGCTTGCCTTGGGATCCGGACGGGCAATACGGGGCCACCGGAACCGTGGACGCAGCTTTGTTAAAACACTGTATGTCAGATCCGTATTTTACTGCGCCCCCACCAAAATCTACCGGACGTGAAGTCTATAATGCCACCTTTATTGAACGCCTCGTCTCAGAAAATCCACATCTTTCTCCTAATGACCTAATTGCCACGGCCACGGCCTTTACCGCAGCATCCATTTGGACGGCATATCAATCCTTTTTGGCTTCGGATTTTCCCGCCGATGTATTAATCGCTTCCGGAGGTGGCATCCACAACCAATCTTTGATGCAAATGCTGAGAACCCGGTTTGCACCCATTCGGGTTTGTACCTTAGACGACTTAGGGGTTTCCTCAGACGGAAAAGAAGCCCTTTGTTTTGCAGTCTTGGCACACGAATACTTAAACGAAGTACCTACCAACATGCCATCGGTAACAGGTGCTTCCGGGCCAACGCTTTTGGGCAAACTCTGCCTCCCTGCTCCGAAGCGATAG
- a CDS encoding FAD:protein FMN transferase, with protein MQVRIVLFSEDEALAITNARRAFVEIDRLDAIFSDYRVDSELNILVRQAVDSARVVSPELFSVLTRAQEMAAWSGGAFDVTVGPLSQLWRKARRLQTRPPADELEVAKQKTGWRLIKLSPTSGKVQLLRQGLQLDLGGIAKGFIAEAALNALRKAGCPRAMVEIGGEVAIGAPPPDTKGWWVNLPNDTQKPLHLLRGVTVSTSGDTEQFVELNGVRYSHILDPRTGLGLTSRISVTVIASDGALADALSTTLSVLGEQAIPAARKRFKGIQIFFRRATG; from the coding sequence ATGCAAGTACGGATTGTATTGTTTTCTGAGGATGAAGCCTTGGCGATAACTAATGCACGTCGGGCATTTGTAGAAATAGACCGCTTGGATGCTATTTTCAGCGATTATCGCGTGGATAGTGAATTGAATATATTGGTACGGCAAGCGGTAGATTCGGCACGGGTGGTAAGCCCTGAACTGTTTTCGGTATTGACGCGGGCGCAAGAAATGGCCGCTTGGTCGGGCGGAGCCTTCGACGTAACGGTGGGGCCGCTTTCCCAATTATGGCGAAAAGCACGCCGTTTGCAAACGCGACCACCTGCCGATGAATTGGAAGTAGCCAAGCAAAAAACAGGGTGGCGGCTTATAAAGTTGTCTCCTACATCAGGCAAAGTCCAATTACTACGTCAGGGCCTTCAATTAGACTTAGGTGGTATTGCGAAGGGCTTTATTGCCGAGGCTGCCTTGAATGCGTTACGAAAAGCCGGATGCCCCCGTGCAATGGTGGAAATCGGGGGCGAGGTGGCCATTGGTGCGCCTCCTCCAGATACCAAAGGCTGGTGGGTAAACCTTCCGAATGACACCCAAAAACCGCTGCATCTTCTACGAGGGGTGACGGTTTCCACAAGTGGTGATACCGAACAATTTGTGGAACTTAATGGCGTGCGGTATTCGCATATTCTGGATCCGCGAACAGGTTTGGGGCTAACCTCCCGCATCAGCGTTACCGTAATTGCCTCGGATGGTGCATTGGCCGATGCCCTCTCTACCACGCTTTCCGTTTTGGGTGAACAAGCCATCCCCGCCGCCCGAAAACGCTTTAAAGGCATACAGATCTTTTTTCGAAGGGCCACCGGATGA
- a CDS encoding DUF4277 domain-containing protein has product MDSAIIQETRDRHPIAAWAVKVMIINGLCFSQWTLYMTSKFFENLPIDILLGPNISANHLNDKVLGLNDKVLGLNDKVLGRALDSVYDYGCTKLYRERTFHMGKS; this is encoded by the coding sequence ATAGATTCGGCGATTATCCAAGAGACCCGCGACCGTCACCCTATAGCAGCATGGGCTGTTAAAGTCATGATTATCAATGGTTTATGCTTTAGTCAGTGGACATTGTATATGACAAGTAAGTTCTTTGAAAACCTGCCTATTGACATACTTTTGGGGCCTAATATCTCGGCTAATCATCTAAATGACAAGGTGTTGGGGCTAAATGACAAGGTGTTGGGGCTAAATGACAAGGTGTTGGGGCGGGCATTAGATTCGGTTTATGACTACGGTTGCACGAAATTGTATCGCGAAAGAACCTTTCATATGGGCAAAAGCTGA
- the atpC gene encoding ATP synthase F1 subunit epsilon: MANTFYTEIVELNGSVFKGDVISIAAPGMDGGFQILANHAPMLAAMGVGVISIKTPEGDKIDYTTGGGFVQVHHNKVMVLAESAEAVSEIDAARAQSSMDKALAQLAKAEDPVEKEKARVALERARNRLRASMGKV; encoded by the coding sequence ATGGCCAATACTTTTTATACAGAGATCGTTGAACTCAACGGCAGTGTTTTTAAGGGCGATGTGATCAGCATTGCTGCTCCGGGAATGGATGGTGGGTTTCAGATTCTGGCCAACCACGCCCCTATGCTGGCTGCTATGGGTGTGGGGGTTATTTCAATCAAAACCCCGGAGGGTGATAAAATTGACTACACTACGGGTGGCGGATTTGTGCAGGTACACCACAACAAAGTGATGGTACTGGCGGAGTCGGCGGAGGCCGTAAGTGAGATTGATGCAGCACGTGCCCAAAGTTCTATGGACAAAGCGCTTGCACAATTAGCCAAGGCAGAAGACCCCGTTGAAAAGGAAAAGGCCCGTGTGGCATTGGAGCGTGCTCGTAACCGCCTCCGTGCCTCTATGGGAAAAGTCTAA